TTCGAGGCGTACATCGATTCCGGGGAGCGGATGCTGCGCGAGCGCACCTGACCCCGCCCGCGCGCGATCTCACCAGAAGCGCGGTGGCTCCGGCTCAGGGACGGTGTCGGCCCCACCCCAGCGGAGCGCCTCGACGCTTGCAGCTTCGGCCGCAGCATCCGCTCCGCGCAGCGCGACATCGGCCTCTGCCGAGCCGGGGCCGGTCGGATCGACCACGAGCATTGTCTTGATCCCACCTCTCGTCGGGGCGATCACGCATTCGATGACGCGGCCGGTCCAGCCCACGGCGTCCGACACGGACGAGGACTCCTGCCGATAGCGGATGCGGGTCTCCAGGTCGGTCACGACGACGACCGAGCGCGAGCCCGTGTCATCGGCCCTCTCGGTCACCTCAACGCGATGTCCGTACGGGATCGGTGCCGGCACCGCGATCGTGATCGTCCTGTCCATGGCTCCAGCCTATGAACTTACGGCCCGCAGACAAGTGGAACATTGACGCCTTCACCATGCGATGCCAAAGTGAGGCACACAAGGAGGTGCTGCCATGCGCGAGTACTCATTCGTGAGCATCCCCATCGCCCGTCGTCGCGGAGGCACTGCGCTGAAGGGCGACTACCGCGATGTGATCCAGGACAAAGCAGCCAGCGGCTGGGAGTTCGTCCAGGCGATCCCGTTCGACACGGACATGCAACCGCACCTCGATCTGGTGTTCACGCGAGAGGTAGGACAATGAGACACCCGCTTCGCCTGCTGCAGGCCTTCACGCTGTTCTGCGCCGGACTCTTCGGCCTCTTCGTCTTCCTGGGCAATTTGATGGACTACGACTCGAACTATCAGTTCGTGAAGCACG
The DNA window shown above is from Microbacterium murale and carries:
- a CDS encoding DUF4177 domain-containing protein, whose protein sequence is MREYSFVSIPIARRRGGTALKGDYRDVIQDKAASGWEFVQAIPFDTDMQPHLDLVFTREVGQ